The DNA segment CTTTCCAAAATTACCGCAGGTATCTGAAAAGCTCTTTTCCATCCGACGAAAAATAAGTTTCATTATTATATAAATAAATTTTCCAAAAACTATTGCATTTTTTGAAAAACTGTGGTATACTATGTATGTACATTAGAATATAGGATTATGAAAGAGTGGTTCGCGCCACTCTTTCAAGTTTTATAAGGAGGTTTTTAATGGCGAACAAAAAAAGTGCTGCATCTCCTAAAAATATTGCGGGGCTGGTGGAAACTCTGGTGCGCGATACGGTGGAAAAACTGGGCTACACCCTGTGGGATGTGGACTATTCCAAGGAAGGTGTAGACTGGAATCTCACCGTTTTTATTGACAAACCGGGAACGGAAATCGGTATTGACGACTGTGTAACAGTACATCATGCCATCGACCCCATTATTGACGAAGCAGACCCTATCAAAGACTTTTACTATCTCCAGGTTTCCACAGCGGGAATTGAGCGTACGCTTACAAGACCCGAGCACTATGAGCTTTACGCGGGAAAAGAGATAGACATAAAATTCTTTGCACCGCAGGAAATAGAGGGTGTAAAGCTCAAGAGTCTGCGTGCAGTCCTGGAAAAATACGAAAACAAAATTATTACTATAAACTACGAAGGGAAAATATTCGAGCTTGACGAAGCGGTATGTGCTTCGGTAAAGAGCGCCGAATAAGGGTACGAGAAAAAATATGAACAATGAATTTTTCACAGCACTGGACCTTTTGGAAAGCGAGAAAGGCATTTCAAAGGAATACATGTTGGAGAAGGTCGAAGCCGCACTCCAGGCGGCATACAAAAAGGACGTTCCGAACGGCTCCAATGTACGTGTGGTAATCGACCCCGTAAAAAAGGACGTCAAGATGTATCAGCAGAAAACGGTTGTTGAATCGGTAACCGATGAAGCCACCGAAATAACCCTCGAGGCAGCTCACAAGGTGAGCAAACGCCTTAAGCTGGGCGACATTGCCGATGTGGAGATAAAGCCCAAGAATTTCGGACGTATCTCTGCACAGACTGCGAAGCAGGTTATAATCCAGGGCATTCGCGAAGCCGAGAGAGAGCTTATGGTTAAGGAATATGAGTCCAAGAAGGACGACATTCTCACCGCCATGGTAACAAAAATTGATCCCCTCAGCGGAAACGCAGTGCTGGAAATCGGCAAAAATCAGGCTACTCTCATTAAAAACGAACAGATTCCCGGCGAGGATCTGAGAGTGGGCGACAGAATCAAGGTTTACGTAAACGAAGTTAAGAAAGAGACCAAAGGTCCCATAGTAATTCTTTCCAGAAGCAATCCCGGTCTTGTTAAAAGACTGTTCGAGCTTGAAATACCCGAAATACGCGACGGCACGGTAATCATTCACTCTATCTCCCGTGAAGCGGGAAGCCGTACCAAAATTGCAGTTTATTCCAGAGACCCCGATGTAGACGCAATCGGCTCCTGCATTGGTCCCAAGGGTATGAGAAAAGCAGGCATCATGAATGAAATAGCGGGCGAAAAGATAGACATCATCGAATACAGTGAAAGCCCGGAGGAATTCATCAAGGCGGCACTCTCCCCCGCTACCGTTCAGAGTGTTACCATTACCGAGCCCAAGTGCTGCCGTGTAATTGTTGACAACGATCAGCTTTCCCTGGCAATCGGCAAAAAGGGTCAGAATGCAATGCTTGCGGCAAGACTTACCGGCTTCAAGATAGATATCAAATCTCCTGAAATGGCGGCACAGGAAGCAGCTTCGGGCAACGGAGATGTTGAAGAATAATGCAGCAGGTTCAAAAGAAATCACCTGAAAGGCGCTGTACAGGATGCGGTGAAACAAGACTTAAAAAGGACCTCATACGTGTACTGCGCGCTCCCGACGGCACACTGTCCGTTGACACTACGGGCAAAAAATCCGGCAGAGGAGCATATATCTGTAACAAAAAAGAATGCTTTATAAAGGCAAAAAAGTCACGACGTATCGAAAGCAGTCTCAAATGTCAGATATCAGATGAGCTTTACAATCAGCTTGAACAGCAGATTGAGGTGTCATCGGATGAATAGCGAGATAAAAGCTCCCGACCGCGTTTTAAGCTCAATCGGGCTTGCCAAACGGGCAGGTAAAACAGTCACCGGCACCGAGCTTGTTCAGGACGCTGTAAGAAAAGGTAAAGCAAAAATCGTCATTGCTGCATCTGATATTTCGCAGGGAAGCAAAAAAAAGCTGGTTAACACCTGCGTGTACTACAAAGCAGAGCTTGTGGAGTACTCCGACATGAAATCGCTTTCGGCAGCCATGGGCGTCAAAAAGCTCATAACCTCTGTGGCTGTAACAGATGAAAACTTTAAAATACTTATAAAAAAACAGCTCTCCGTTATGACGGAAAATGATTGATAAGGTGGGATTATATGTCCGCAGATACTAAGAACAAAATTAACACACTTGCCAAAGATTTTGGCGTTAAAAGCAAAGATCTGGTTAAAATATTCGAGGACAACGGAATGGACGTTAAGAACAGAATGTCCGCTCTGCGTGACGAAGAGGTAAACTTCGCATATGAATATTTTTCCAAAGCTACTCCCGTCGAGGATATCGACAAATACCTTTCAGGTGAGATAAAGGTAAATTATCCCGACACCGCACTCGAAAAGAAGGATAAAAAGCCCGATCCGGCAAAGGAAGAAAAACCGGTTGAAAAGCCTGTTGCCGATAAGAAGGCGTCAGAGGAAAAAGTACCCGAAAAGAAGCAGTCTGCCAACAAGCAACCCGAAAAAATGCCCGCAAATGCGGAAAAAGCCGCTCACTCCAAGGACGACAAAAAGCCCGCAGCACAGCAGAATCAACCCAAAAAGCCCGCGGATAACCGTCCTCAGCAGGCTCAGCACGTCAGCAAGAATACTCAGGCGAAAAACGACCGTCCCGCACAGCAGGTGCATGGTGACAGACCTCCCGTTAAGAAGCCCGAGCCTCAGAGCGCTATTGACAAATTTACCCAGAAGGTAGGAAAGAGCCAGCCTCAGCAACAGAATCAGCCCAAAAAGCCCGCCGAACAGCAAAATCAACCCAAAAAGCCTCAGAACACCATTAACAGAACCGCGCAGGGCTTTGCGGATGTTACCAAGAATGTTCGCGTTGTCGATACAAGAGGTACAGAGGTAGACCTTTCCAAATACGATGACAAGCTTCTTGACCACATGAACGATGGACGCCGCGGCGACAATGACGGCGGAAAGCAGAAATTCAAGAAGAACAATGGCCGTCCCGACAGAAAGCCCGGCTTCAAGAAAAAGAGCGAGCCTATCAAGCCTCAGCTCCCTTCTGTAATCACTCTTCCCGACCAGATGATAGTTTCCGACCTTGCACGTGAGCTTCATATCACCACCGCACAGGTTGTCAAGAAGCTTATGACTCTGGGTATGATGGTTACTCTCAACCAGTCCATCGACTTTGACACCGCCGCAATCGTTGCGGACGAATTCGGTGTAAAGGCTGAAAAGATTGTTGTTGTCACCATTGAGGAAAAGCTTATCGACGAACACGAGGACACCAGCGAAGAACTGGTTGAAAGAAGTCCTGTTGTGTGCGTTATGGGTCACGTTGACCACGGTAAGACCTCTCTGCTTGACGCTATCCGCCATGCAAACGTTACTGCAGGCGAAGCGGGCGGTATAACACAGCACATCGGTGCGTACCGCGTAAGCATAAACGGAAAGGACATCACTTTCCTTGACACCCCCGGTCACGAGGCGTTCACAGCAATGCGTGCAAGAGGTGCTCAGGCTACCGATATCGCAATTCTGGTTGTTGCGGCAGATGATGGTATCATGCCTCAGACCATAGAAGCTATAAATCATGCAAAAGCGGCAGGTGTATCCATTATCGTTGCCATCAACAAGATAGATAAACCTGCAGCAAACGTCGAAAATGTCAAAACAGAGCTTACAAAATATGAACTTGTTCCCGAGGAATGGGGCGGCGATGTTATCTGCGTGCCCGTTTCGGCAGTTACAAAGCAGGGTATCGATGACCTTCTTGAAAACGTACTTCTCGTGGCGGAGGTTGCCGAGCTTAAGGCAAACCCCAACCGTGCCGCAAAGGGTATCGTTATAGAAGCAAAGCTGGATAAGGGCAGAGGTCCCGTTGCTACCGTACTGGTACAGAACGGTACTCTCCATGCAGGCGACACCGTTATTGCAGGTACTTGCGTAGGACGTATCCGTGCCATGACAAATGACAAGGGTGAAACCGTTAAGGAAGCAGGTCCCTCGGTTCCTGTTGAGATACTTGGTCTTTCCGATGTTCCGGGCGCAGGCGACATTTTCAACGCAGTAAGCGACGAAAGAATGGCAAGAGAGCTTGCACAGCAGCGCCGCGACAAGGAAAAAGAGGAAGAATTCATGCAGAACTCCAAGGTATCGCTGGATGACCTCTTCAACCAGATAAAGGACGGCGTCAAGGAGCTTAACATTATCGTTAAGGCTGACGTTCAGGGCTCTGCCGAGGCTGTCAAGGCATCTCTCGAAAAGATTTCCAACGAGGAAGTACGCGTCCGCGTTATCCACAGCGGTGTAGGTGCCATACGTGAAAATGACGTTATGCTTGCCGCCGCTTCCAACGCCATCATTGTCGGCTTCAACGTACGTCCCGACAAGGGTGCAATCGATTCTGCCGAAAGACAGCAGGTCGACATGAGAACTTACAGAATAATCTACGAATGCATTGAAGAAATCACCGCCGCTATCAATGGTATGTTGGCTCCCAAGTTCAAGGAAGTCATTCTGGGTACCGCTGAAGTGCGTCAGACCATTCATGTTCCCAACGTAGGCACCATCGCCGGTTCATATGTTACCGACGGTAAGGTTACACGTAACGCAGGCATCCGTATTGTCCGTGACGGCATAGTTATCTTTGAGGACAAGATTTCCTCTCTGCGCCGTTTCAAGGATGACGTCAAGGAAGTTGCACAGGGCTATGAATGCGGTATAGGTCTTGAAAAGTACAACGATATCAAGATCGGCGACGTATTCGAGGCATTCATGATGGAAGAAATTAAAGCAGGTGAATAATTTTGCCCGGTAATTACAGAAAAAACAGAATTAACGAAAGCGTTGCCAGAGAAATTGCAGACATTCTGCGTGAGGTTAAGGATCCGCGCATACAACAGAGCTTTATTACCATAACCTCTGCCATGGTAACGGCTGATTTGAAATTTGCAAAAGTATATTACAGCTTTCTGGGCGGCGACGAAAAGGAAATCAAAAAGGGACTTCAGAGTGCCACGGGCTTTATACGCCGTGAGCTTGCGATGCGTCTGAATCTTCGCATTACACCCGAATTGAAATTTTATTTCGACGATTCGCCTCAGCACGGAGCTGATATTTCCAACATTCTCAAGACACTGGACATCAGGAATGATGATGACGAATGATTAAGGAGAAGCCATGAACAGCATACCCTTCAGCTATGAACCCGACTGCGAATTTTACAGCCGTATGGAAGAATGTCTTCTGGACGAAAAGGTTGACAACATCAGCATAATCACCCATGCGCGGCCCGACGGAGATACCGTCGGGAGCGCATATGCCCTTGCGTATATTCTTCTCAGAAACGGCAAAAAGGCACAGGTGGTATGCAATGACACCATCTCCGACAAATTTGACTATATAACAGAGCTTACTTTTCCCGAGTTCACTCCCGAATGCGCCGTAACGGTTGATGTTGCCGCTCCCGAGCTTATAGGTACAGAAATCGATTTGCCCGTAATTTGTGCCATAGACCACCACACCCGAAACAATGTGGATGCCAAGGTGAAGTTTGTGAAAAGCGACAAAGGCGCCTGTGGAGAGATAATTTTTGAATTTGCCGTATTTACGGATGCGGAATTTGACGAATATCTTGCCAAGTGTCTGTACACAGCTATTGCTACCGACACGGGCTGCTTCAAGTACGAGTCGGTTACCGAAAGTACATTTCTGGCAGCGGCATATCTTTCACGTTATATCCCGCGGGAAACGGCAGCAAAGCTTAATCTCAGGCATTTTGATACAAAGTCCATGGGACAGCTTAAGGTGGAAAAATATGCCCTGGAAAACCTTCACATGTACTTCGGGAACACGCTGGGCATATGCACCGTAACGGACGAGCTTAAAGAAGAACTGGGCGTAAGCGACGAAGATATGGAATGCCTTTCTCAGCTTGCCCGTCAGATTGACACAGTGGAAACCTCTGTTTCCATTAAGCCCAAGGGCGACGGAGTGTTCAAAATCTCCGTACGCACCAAGGAATATGTGGATGCGGCACTGTTATGCTCACGCTTCGGTGGCGGCGGACACAAGCGCGCGGCGGGCTGTACAATAAGCGGAACAGCACAGGAGGCAGAAGAAAAAATAGTCAATATGTATCGTGAGACAGTAATACAAAGATGAACGGAATACTTAATTTATACAAGCCCTCGGGCATTACATCCCAGACGGCGGTAAGCATCGTCAAGCGCGTATTCGGCGTGAAAAAAGCGGGGCATACCGGAACGCTGGATCCCATGGCATCGGGAGTTCTTCCCATACTTGTCGGGAGCGCCGTAAAGCTCAGCGAATACATGATATGTGACGGAAAAAAGTACCGCACAAAGCTTCAGCTGGGTATCACTACCGACACCGAGGATACCACGGGAAAAGTACTTACAAAAAGCGATTTTCTGCCGGACAAAAGCGTTATAACACAGGCGGTAATGAGTTTTGTGGGGGAATATATGCAGATTCCGCCCATGTACTCAGCCATAAAAAAGGATGGAAAAAAGCTTTATGAAATAGCAAGACTCGGCGGCGAAATTGAACGTGAACCGCGTCGTGTGGTAATAGAATCCATCGAAATTCATGAAATCGGACAGGATTTCTGTGAGTTTTCGGTTTCCTGCTCAAAAGGGACATATATCCGCACCCTCTGTGCCGACATCGGCAAAAAGCTGGGATGCGGAGGTGCAATGGCATCGCTGGAAAGACTGGAAGCAGGTGGATTTGAGCTTGGCGGAAGCATAACGCTGGAAGCTCTCAAAGAAACAGAAAAGGAACAGCTCGAAAAGACCCTTGTATCCATTGAAGACTTTTTTGACGGTCTTGAAAGAATACGTCTTAACCCTTTCTTTTCTACGCTGGCACTCAACGGTGCTCATGTTTTTACATCGAAAATCAAAGAAAATCTCTCCCTGGGTCAAAGAGTTTTGCTGTATACCTGCCAAAACAATTTTTTCGCATTGGGTGAGGTTATGGAAATCGAGGGTGAAATGGCTGTGAAGCCCATCAAAATGTTCTTTACGGCAAGCGATTTTTAAAAGGAAGTGTTCGATTATGGAAAAATCATATTTCAAAGGCAAGAAGTTTGTTTTCCTGGGCGACAGCATCACCTACGGACAGGTGGGACCGTCCTGCCCCGAAAACATATATCATCAGTATCTCAAGCGCAATTTTGAACTTGGTGAAGCGGTAAACTACGGCATAAACGGCTCGCGTATTGCTCACCAGGAGCTGGAGCAAAACGGCGGTGCATTTTCCGTACGCTACACGAGTATGGACAATGACGCGGATTTTGCGGTTGTATTTGGCGGTATAAACGATTTTCTTCACGGAACTGCGGATTTTGGTGAATTTGATGACCGTACCGTAAACACATTTTACGGTGCATGCCATGTCCTTTTGAGCGGACTTGTCAAAAAATACATCGGCAAAACCGTCATTGTTATGACACCTCCGCACTGCGAGCGTGAAAAAGACCCTATTCATCGACGCAACGCTGTAACGGGTAAAACCCTTTCGGAATACGTAGATGCCTTGATTAGCGTTGCACGTTATTATTCCGTACCCGTTCTTGACATATATGCTACGAGCGGTATAGTTCCCCATGTGGAAGAAAATAAAATAAAATTTGCACCCGACGGTCTGCACCCAAACGACCCGGGACATCAAAAAATTGCTGAGCGACTCGAATCGTTTTTACTCAGTTTATAACAGTTAAAGGAGAAAAAAATGCAGGCAGTAATTTCAGTAACAGGTAAAGACAGTGTGGGAATCATTGCAAAGGTTTCCCAGAAATGCTTTGAAAACAACGTAAACATCATTGATATTTCACAAAGCGTTCTCAAGGATTATTTCGCCATGATAATGCTGGTGGAAATAGATGCAATGAAGGTGGCTTTCACTGATTTTGTTGACATGATGAACAACATCGGCAAGGAGAATAATCTCTCCATACATACCATGCATGAAGATATCTTCAACTCTATGCACAAGATATAATAACGCATTAAAAATAAGGAGTTGACAAAATGTTAGGTATCAATAAAAACGAAATACTCGAAACAATAAACATGATCCAGGACGAGCATCTGGATATACGTACCGTAACCATGGGTATTTCCCTTTTCGACTGTGTAAGCGACGACCCCAAGAGGCTGTGCGACAACATATACGACAAAATCACCCGCACCGCAAAGGATCTCATACCTACCTGTCAGACCATCGAAAAGGAATACGGTATCCCCATAATAAACAAAAGAATATCTCTCACTCCCATTTCTCTGGTGGGCGGTAAATGCACAAGTGATGACTATGTAAAAATCGCAAAAACACTTGATCGTGCCGCACAGACTCTGGGCGTGAACTTTATCGGAGGCTACTCCGCACTGGTGCACAAAGGCTATACCAACGGTGCGGCGGCGCTCATTGAATCCGTTCCTCAGGCACTTACCGAAACGGAAAGAATCTGCTCCTCCATCAATGTTGCCACCACAAAAACAGGTATCAACATGGATGCCGTAGCACAGATGGGAAGAGTTATAAAGCAGACAGCTATGAACACTGCACACAACAATTCCATCGGCTGTGCAAAGCTTGTTGTGTTCGCAAATGTACCGGATGACAACCCATTCATGGCAGGTGCATTCCACGGCATGGGAGAACCGGAAACCGTTATAAATGTAGGTGTTTCGGGTCCCGGCGTTGTGGCAAGCGCTATTGAAAAGGCAGGCAACTGCAACCTTACACAAATTGCCGACACAATCAAGAAAACAGCTTTCAAAATCACCCGTATGGGTCAGCTTGTTGCATATGAGGCATCAAAGCGTCTGGGCGTTCCGTTCGGTATAGTTGACCTTTCGCTTGCCCCCACACCTGCAATAGGTGATTCTGTTGCCGACATACTTGAAAAAATAGGTCTTGAAAAGACCGGCGCCTGCGGTACCACCGCTTGTCTTGCCATGCTTAACGATGCAGTCAAAAAAGGCGGAACCATGGCATCCAGCCATGTAGGCGGTCTTTCGGGTGCGTTCATTCCGGTTTCAGAGGATGCAGGCATGATAAGTGCGGCAGAATGTGGCTCACTTTGCATAGAAAAGCTGGAAGCCATGACAGCAGTATGCTCGGTAGGTCTTGATATGATAGCTGTTCCGGGCGACACCACCGAAGAAGTTATTTCCGCACTTATAGCCGATGAAATCGCCATAGGAGTTATAAATAACAAAACCACCGCCGTACGTGTAATCCCCGCAATAGGCAAAAAGGTAGGCGACAGTGTAGAATTCGGCGGACTTCTTGGCGCCGCACCCATAATGCCCATAAACACTGCTTCTCCTGAGGTATTTATTAAACGCGGCGGACGTATCCCCGCTCCCATTCACAGCTTAAGAAATTAAGGAGTATATTATGAGCGTAATGAAAACCTGCCCTGCTGTGTTTGCAGTAAACGATTCTTATCAGATAATGGTTCCCGTCAACTGCGAGACCCTTATGTGGGTCAAAGTTGGAGAAGAGACTTTTTACGACCATTCCAACGGAATTATCCGCTCTGCCGTAACCACCCACCGCATAAGCGTTCCCATGGAGCTTTTGGACAGAGAAAAGAAATATACCGTCTGCTGGCGCAAAATAATTGAAAGAAAGCCTTACTTCACCCAGACAGAGGAGGAAGAACAGGAAAGCTTCGATTTCTTCCCCGTTACAGCCGAAAATCCCAGATGCTACCACATTTCCGATGCACACAACATGGTGGAACAGCCCGTAAAGGCTTGCGAGACATATATGAAGGAATGCGGTAAGATAGATTTTCTCATTCTCAACGGAGATGTGCCCGACCACAGCGGAAAAATCGAGAATTTTGACGCATTTTACCAGATAGCACAGCGCATCACCCACGGAAACATTCCCGTGGTGCTGTCCCGCGGAAATCACGATATGCGCGGTATTTACGCCGAAAAGCTTGCCGATTACACTCCTACGGATAACGGAAGGTCTTACTTCACATTCCGTCTGGGCGCAATATGGGGCATACTGGTGGACTGCGGCGAGGACAAGGACGACAGCCATGATGCATACGGCCACACCAACTGCTGTCATCATTTCAGAAACGAGCAAACAAAATTCATCCGTCAGGTAATAAAAAACGCCGAAACGGAGTACGCCGCGCCGGGTGTTAAGCACAAGCTGGTAATTTCACATGTTCCGTTTTCCTACATTCAGCAAGAGCCGTTTGATATTGAGCAAGATATTTACCGCGAGTGGTGCACACTGCTCAGAGAAAACGTAAAGCCGGATATCATGATTTGCGGTCACATGCACGCACACATGGTAGGAAAGCCGGGCGGAGAATTCGATCATGTGGGTCAGCCCTGCACCATGGTGGTTGCTTCAAATCCCGATCTGCGCAACTTCAAGTACAATGCGGCAGGATTTGAATTTACAAGCAATTCAATAAATGCGGTTTTCACCAATGATGACGGTGAAATCACACATAAATATAGCCTTTAAGGAGGAAAAAGTATGAAAATCAGTACATCAACAGATTACCATTTCAAGCTTTTCGGCGAAAAAAACGCCCTTAAGGTTTTTAAGGACGCAGGCTTTGACGCGTTGGACTATTCCCTGTTTACCCACAATGACTACGGCCCTACCGCAAAGGGTGAGATATGCGAGCTTTATTCAAGACCCAAAAATGAGGTCCTGGAATATTTCAGCGACATAAAAAGAGTTGCCGACACCGTTGGCATTGAGATAGGACAGGTTCATGCTCCTTTTCCGTCGTATACCTCAAGCAACCCCGAAGCAAATGCAAATATACTCAAGCTTCTTGATTTATCCGTTGAAATAACCGCCGCACTCGGCAGTGAATATCTTATTATACATCCCGCCTGCACCAAGGGACGCATTTACGATATCGGTGTTGAGGAGTGCAAAGCGGTAAACATGGAGCTTTACGGGGCACTTATCCCCACTGCAAAAAAGTGCGGAGTTAAGATATGCACCGAAAATATGTGGACGGTAGACCCTGCAACCAATAAAAAATGTGCTACCGTATGCTCCCATGCCCACGAGCTTGCAGACTATGTCGACACTCTCAACGAAATGGCAGGCGAGCGCATTTTCTACGTTTGTCTTGACGTTGGACACACCAGCCTTACGGATGACGACCCCGCAGAAGCACTCCGTATTCTTGGTGACCGCACTGCAACTCTCCACATACATGACACAGACGGCATCGTTGACTCCCACACACTGCCTTACCTTGGCGTTGTCAAGTGGGACAGCTTCTTTACGGCTATGCGTGAAACAGGCTATAAGGGCAATTTCAACTTTGAAGCCGCTAACTTTTTCAAGAATTTCGGTAAAGAGTTCATAAACGAAAGCAGTAAATTCATGTGCGATCTGGCAAAAATGGTTATCAAAAAATACGGCCTTTAATATTTTTCGGTACGGAATAACCTTCCGTACCGTTTTTTTGCATATAATAATGAAAAAAATTGAATTATTATATGTAAAGACCTTGAAAAAAATTTAAAATAGTAGTATAATAATGTTTATGAGTAATATTTAATGTGGGGCGGTTTGCCCGTACATAAAATCAGTTAATAAAATTTATAGAATAAAGGAATTTTACGTTATGGAATGGACAGGACTTAATGATTTAAGAGAAAAATTCTTATCCTTTTTTGAATCCAAGGGACATCTGCGCCACGAAAGCTTTCCGCTTGTTCCGCAGAACGATGCATCTCTGCTTCTCATAAATGCAGGTATGGCACCCCTCAAGCCCTATTTTCAGGGTGTGAAGGAGCCGCCTCGCCGCAGAATGGCGACCTGCCAGAAATGCATCAGAACCCCCGACATCGAGCGCGTTGGTAAAACCGCACGCCACGGCACATATTTTGAAATGCTGGGCAACTTTTCCTTCGGCGACTACTTCAAGGAAGAAGCCATCATGTGGGCATGGGAATTCCTTACTCAGGTAATGGAAATGCCCGCCGACAGACTGTGGCCCTCCATCTATGAGGAAGATGACGAGGCGTTTGACATCTGGGCAAACAAAGTGGGCGTTCCCAAAGAGCACATTGTAAGACTGGGCAAGGACGACAACTTCTGGGAGCTTGCAACCGGCGGTCCCTGCGGTCCCTGCTCGGAAATCTACTTTGACCGCGGCGAAAAATACGGTTGCGGTTCTCCCGACTGCAAACCCGGCTGCGACTGCGACAGATTCATGGAAATCTGGAACAACGTATTCTCTCAGTTTGAGGGCGACGGAAAA comes from the Oscillospiraceae bacterium genome and includes:
- a CDS encoding PFL family protein produces the protein MLGINKNEILETINMIQDEHLDIRTVTMGISLFDCVSDDPKRLCDNIYDKITRTAKDLIPTCQTIEKEYGIPIINKRISLTPISLVGGKCTSDDYVKIAKTLDRAAQTLGVNFIGGYSALVHKGYTNGAAALIESVPQALTETERICSSINVATTKTGINMDAVAQMGRVIKQTAMNTAHNNSIGCAKLVVFANVPDDNPFMAGAFHGMGEPETVINVGVSGPGVVASAIEKAGNCNLTQIADTIKKTAFKITRMGQLVAYEASKRLGVPFGIVDLSLAPTPAIGDSVADILEKIGLEKTGACGTTACLAMLNDAVKKGGTMASSHVGGLSGAFIPVSEDAGMISAAECGSLCIEKLEAMTAVCSVGLDMIAVPGDTTEEVISALIADEIAIGVINNKTTAVRVIPAIGKKVGDSVEFGGLLGAAPIMPINTASPEVFIKRGGRIPAPIHSLRN
- a CDS encoding sugar phosphate isomerase/epimerase; the encoded protein is MKISTSTDYHFKLFGEKNALKVFKDAGFDALDYSLFTHNDYGPTAKGEICELYSRPKNEVLEYFSDIKRVADTVGIEIGQVHAPFPSYTSSNPEANANILKLLDLSVEITAALGSEYLIIHPACTKGRIYDIGVEECKAVNMELYGALIPTAKKCGVKICTENMWTVDPATNKKCATVCSHAHELADYVDTLNEMAGERIFYVCLDVGHTSLTDDDPAEALRILGDRTATLHIHDTDGIVDSHTLPYLGVVKWDSFFTAMRETGYKGNFNFEAANFFKNFGKEFINESSKFMCDLAKMVIKKYGL